GTAAAGGAGGGCAGGCGATTTTTTGGGCAATCTCTGCCACTCCTTCCCGAAGAGACTTACCGTTTTCCAGATTGCGCCAATAGGTTTTTTCGATGAAGAAGCGCTGCTCCCGGCTTAGCCCTTTTAGGTTGGGCGGTTGCCTGTTCCACTTCCGAACGGCGAGCACCACGGCCCGGAAGGGAATCCCCATTTCCCTGGAAATAGTTTTGCGCCGCCCTCTGGCAGGACGCTCTAAACTCATCACATACCCTTGATAGCGGCGAATAATCTCCTGCTCTGTTTCTTCCGGTAAGTCCCAATTGCCACCCGCCTGCAGGGCTTGGGCCACCAGCAATTTTTTGACCTTCAGTTTCTTGGCGATTAGGGCATGAACCTTGCGCTGAGCCAGGTCCTTCTCTTCCCGGTAGACTTCGTACTCTTTAAGAATTTGAGCCCTAAGCTCATCAGATAGCGGTAAACCGGGTGGCGGAATTTGCCGGGAGGTTTTGGTTGCAGGGGGAGCTTTCTTTTCCTGCTTTTGCAGGGTCTTTTGCTTTTGTTTAATCTTCCCCGCAACTCGTTCGCTACATCGTGGGCAAAGTCTTGCTTGGCGATCCGGAGTAAGGAAAGTGCGTCCACATTCACGGCAATCCTTGCGGAAACTTAACCCTTTGACCATAAACCCCCCTCCATCTGCAGACATTGGTTTCTTATATAACTCCATTGAGCCGGTAGATCAAGGAATAAATGAATGGGGCTTTTCCATCTTTACTTTTAAAATATGCTAAAATAGACTCCCCTAAAACGGGGATGAAAGGAGAGTGGGTATGAAGATAAAGTTTATGGGCGCGGCCAAAACAGTAACAGGGTCCTGTTTCATTCTGGAAACCGGCACGCATCGATTGGCCATCGATTGTGGGTTGCATCAAGGTAATGCCGCAATCGAAAAACGCAATTGGGATATCGGTATTTATGAGCCCAGTAAAATCGATTGTTTTCTGATCACCCATGCCCATATCGACCATTCCGGTCTCCTGCCCCGCATGGTGCAAAAGGGGTTCCAGGGCCGGATTTACACCACCCCGCCGACCCGGGATTTACTGGAGATCATGCTTTTAGACAGCGCCCATATTCAGGAAATGGAAGCGCAATGGAAGAGTAAAAAGCACCTCCGCCATGGGCAGAAGCATATCCAACCTTTATATACCCAAAAAGATGCGCAGGCCACCTTCCCGTTGTTCGAGATCAAAGCCTACAATGAACCTTTTGAACCCTACCCGGGCTTAAAAGTCAATTTTAAGGATGCCGGGCACATCCTCGGTGCTTCCTTAATCGAACTCTGGGTTGAAGAAAACGGCTTCCAGAATAAACTGGTTTTTTCCGGGGATGTGGGCCGCCCGGCCCAATTACTGGTTGAAGACGCCAGCCTGGTCCAGGCGGCTGATTTCCTTTTTCTTGAATCCACCTACGGAGACCGTGATCATAAAAATGAAGAAGACAGTTTGAATGAACTGGCCGAAGCAATCGCTTACAGCTACGCGCGCGGAGAGAAGGTGATTATCCCGGCTTTCGCTGTGGAAAGAACCCAGGAGATCATTTATTCGCTGCACCTTTTAGCCAAGGAGGGAAGGCTCCCAGCGGACGTGCCCGTTTATTTAGACAGCCCCTTAGCGATCCGAGCCACTGAGATTTTTCGGAATTATACGGAATATTTTGATGAAGCCACCAAAAAACTTATACAAAACGGAG
This window of the Deltaproteobacteria bacterium genome carries:
- a CDS encoding MBL fold metallo-hydrolase, which translates into the protein MKIKFMGAAKTVTGSCFILETGTHRLAIDCGLHQGNAAIEKRNWDIGIYEPSKIDCFLITHAHIDHSGLLPRMVQKGFQGRIYTTPPTRDLLEIMLLDSAHIQEMEAQWKSKKHLRHGQKHIQPLYTQKDAQATFPLFEIKAYNEPFEPYPGLKVNFKDAGHILGASLIELWVEENGFQNKLVFSGDVGRPAQLLVEDASLVQAADFLFLESTYGDRDHKNEEDSLNELAEAIAYSYARGEKVIIPAFAVERTQEIIYSLHLLAKEGRLPADVPVYLDSPLAIRATEIFRNYTEYFDEATKKLIQNG